A genome region from Trachemys scripta elegans isolate TJP31775 chromosome 2, CAS_Tse_1.0, whole genome shotgun sequence includes the following:
- the CSPG5 gene encoding chondroitin sulfate proteoglycan 5, with protein sequence MGSAAGAAGGPCRRPALLLTLALVLAAGPGAAPASKRHPGRQNTTDAPGAGWEGPPSPPDSGREQDPKSGELLRNVTGAGENSYTMAPSEAAGVKEFGRKTPADLPGLAAEGVGTAAAASADQVSGLPGAGISVRYYPGGISEENNESSLCLGCPGGVDSQSAWPPKPLLAKDNEGAMEASSAVTSVAWPVNGEAIVLALSDTKGAPESTAPVPESQEEAGSGDQPARASPGGVWNPGAFVALTVTPPTYRVPTEMAGTASSSAGPGLSSDSAERDLLLEAFREVVLQPPTPDGHAPELGTQTQSITGLAQDSAQKEEPLELWLASSSSSPAQGALGYTDLTWLNTEVSPGPQLAVMPPVDALKTPEPPSAQSVSEIIDIDYYDLFGGESQGRGGGLEGFPARGPGGADAPKRKLDDKTTSWAIHELYDDFTPFDESDFYPTTSFYTDGDEDGEDDELDEEEEEEDGGGGLATDLEDENNSKLPIPVTPKIQTTVQEAEPTSRRYVIPPLQTFIVSGGGATSRPRPAETSQDLSQTAVAAGPGGENGTECRSGYVRHNNSCKSVCDIFPSYCHNGGQCYLVEGLGAFCRCNTQDYIWHKGIRCESIITDFQVMCVAVGSAALVVLLLFMMTVFFAKKLYLLKTENNKLRKTKYRTPSELHNDNFSLSTIAEGSHPNDDPNAPHKLQDSLKSCMKEEESFNIQNSMSPKHDNGKGEQDESGVNCLQNNLT encoded by the exons ATGGGCAGCGCTGCCGGTGCCGCCGGGGGTCCCTGCCGGAGACCTGCCCTGCTGCTGACCCTCGCCCTGGTCCTCGCCGCCGGCCCGGGGGCTGCTCCCG CGTCCAAAAGGCACCCAGGGCGCCAGAACACCACGGATGCGCCGGGGGCTGGCTGGGAGGGCCCCCCGTCACCCCCGGACAGTGGAAGGGAACAGGACCCCAAGAGCGGAGAGCTCCTGAGAAAtgtcactggggcaggggaaaatAGCTACACAATGGCGCCCTCGGAGGCAGCCGGAGTGAAGGAATTCGGGAGAAAGACACCTGCTGATCTCCCAGGGCTGGCAGCAGAAGGCGTAGGCACGGCTGCTGCAGCTTCCGCGGACCAAGTCAGCGGCCTTCCTGGAGCAGGGATCTCTGTACGGTATTATCCCGGCGGGATTAGCGAGGAGAACAATGAATCGTCGCTCTGTTTGGGATGCCCCGGGGGGGTTGACAGCCAGAGTGCCTGGCCCCCGAAGCCTTTGTTGGCTAAGGACAATGAGGGGGCCATGGAAGCCTCGTCAGCCGTGACTAGTGTGGCTTGGCCTGTGAATGGAGAGGCCATTGTTTTGGCATTAAGTGACACAAAGGGAGCGCCGGAGAGCACGGCCCCTGTCCCCGAGAGCCAGGAGGAGGCCGGGAGCGGAGACCAGCCTGCCAGAGCCTCTCCGGGCGGCGTGTGGAACCCGGGAGCTTTCGTGGCACTCACGGTCACCCCGCCCACCTACCGGGTCCCCACAGAGATGGCGGGCACAGCCAGCTCGTCGGCAGGACCGGGCCTCAGCTCTGACTCAGCCGAGAGGGACCTGCTGCTGGAGGCCTTCAGGGAAGTGGtgctgcagccccccaccccggaTGGCCATGCCcctgagctgggcacccagacGCAGAGCATCACAGGGCTGGCACAGGACTCTGCCCAGAAGGAGGAGCCCCTGGAGCTGTGGCTGGCGTCGTCCAGCAGCTCCCCGGCCCAGGGGGCTCTAGGCTACACCGATCTAACCTGGCTCAATACCGAAGTGTCCCCGGGGCCCCAGTTGGCCGTCATGCCCCCTGTCGACGCTCTCAAGACCCCCGAGCCTCCCTCAGCTCAGTCGGTCTCTGAGATCATTGACATCGACTACTACGACCTCTTTGGTGGGGAGAGccaaggcaggggtgggggcctgGAGGGTTTCCCTGCCAGGGGCCCCGGGGGAGCAGATGCCCCCAAGAGGAAACTGGATGACAAGACGACGTCCTGGGCCATTCATGAGCTCTACGATGACTTCACACCCTTCGACGAGTCAGACTTCTACCCCACCACCTCCTTCTACACGGACGGGGATGAGGATGGTGAAGATGACGAGCTGgacgaggaggaagaggaggaggacgggGGTGGTGGGCTGGCCACGGACCTGGAGGATGAGAACAACTCCAAGCTCCCTATCCCGGTCACGCCCAAGATCCAGACCACGGTGCAGGAGGCCGAGCCCACCAGCCGCCGCTATGTCATCCCCCCGCTGCAGACCTTCATCGTCTCTGGGGGTGGCGCCACCTCCAGACCTCGCCCGGCGGAGACCAGCCAGGACCTGAGCCAGACGGCCGTGGCGGCAGGACCCGGGGGCGAAAACGGGACCGAGTGCAGGAGTGGCTACGTCAGGCATAACAACTCCTGCAAGTCCGTGTGTGACATCTTCCCCAGCTACTGCCACAACGGGGGCCAGTGCTACCTCGTGGAGGGCCTGGGCGCTTTCTGCAG GTGCAACACCCAGGATTACATCTGGCACAAGGGAATTCGCTGCGAGTCCATCATCACCGACTTCCAGGTGATGTGCGTGGCCGTGGGCTCGGCGGCACTcgtggtcctgctgctcttcatgATGACCGTCTTCTTCGCCAAGAAGCTCTACCTGCTCAAGACTGAGAACAACAAGCTGCGCAAGACCAA GTACCGAACGCCATCCGAGCTCCACAATGATAACTTTTCCCTGTCCACGATTGCCGAGGGCTCCCATCCAAAT